A window of Clavibacter michiganensis contains these coding sequences:
- a CDS encoding DNA topoisomerase IB translates to MVRLRRSDATGKGYTRRRSGKGWTYLDSDGNRVTDKVLRARMDHLGIPPAWTDVWIAPYENGHVQATGMDSAGRRQYIYHPTWREQKDRIKFDRSLQLAESLPAARRQVTMHLRQDGFTRERALAAGFRMLDTGSLRVGSERYTESNGSHGLSTLLCSHVTVHGDSVHLEFPAKSGQEWSSDIRDHDLVQVVGGLQERGPNARLLAYEEGGEWHPLGAADINDYVRERTGGEFTAKDFRTLHGTVAAAISLAKHGPEATKGKRQRALAQAYRDAAEVLSNTPTIAKNSYVDPRLVDEYVHGRTIDPQRLASGETELRNLLFR, encoded by the coding sequence ATGGTCAGACTCCGGCGCAGCGACGCCACCGGCAAGGGCTACACGCGCAGGCGCTCGGGCAAGGGCTGGACCTACCTCGACTCCGACGGGAACCGCGTCACCGACAAGGTGCTCCGCGCGCGCATGGACCACCTCGGCATCCCGCCGGCCTGGACCGACGTCTGGATCGCGCCCTACGAGAACGGGCACGTGCAGGCCACGGGCATGGACAGCGCCGGCCGCCGGCAGTACATCTACCACCCGACCTGGCGCGAGCAGAAGGACCGGATCAAGTTCGACCGCTCGCTGCAGCTCGCCGAGTCGCTCCCCGCCGCGCGACGCCAGGTCACCATGCACCTCCGCCAGGACGGCTTCACGCGCGAGCGCGCGCTGGCCGCCGGCTTCCGGATGCTCGACACGGGCAGCCTCCGCGTCGGCAGCGAGCGCTACACGGAGTCGAACGGCAGCCACGGCCTGTCGACGCTGCTGTGCTCGCACGTCACCGTGCACGGGGACTCCGTGCACCTCGAGTTCCCGGCGAAGAGCGGCCAGGAGTGGTCGAGCGACATCCGCGACCACGACCTCGTGCAGGTCGTCGGGGGCCTGCAGGAACGCGGTCCGAACGCGCGGCTGCTGGCCTACGAGGAAGGTGGCGAGTGGCACCCGCTCGGCGCGGCCGACATCAACGACTACGTGCGCGAGCGCACGGGCGGCGAGTTCACCGCCAAGGACTTCCGGACGCTGCACGGCACGGTGGCGGCGGCGATCAGCCTGGCGAAGCACGGCCCCGAGGCGACGAAGGGCAAGCGGCAGCGGGCGCTCGCGCAGGCGTACCGCGACGCCGCCGAGGTGCTCAGCAACACCCCGACCATCGCGAAGAACAGCTACGTGGACCCACGGCTCGTCGACGAGTACGTGCACGGCCGCACGATCGACCCGCAGCGCCTCGCGTCGGGGGAGACGGAGCTCCGGAACCTGCTGTTCCGATGA
- the rplW gene encoding 50S ribosomal protein L23, which yields MSATQKDPRDIIIAPVVSEKSYGLIDQGKYTFIVDPRSNKTEIKLAIEKIFGVQVASVNTLNKQGKTRRTKFGMGKRKDTKRAIVSLKSGSIDIFTTVG from the coding sequence ATGAGCGCCACCCAGAAGGATCCCCGCGACATCATCATCGCGCCGGTCGTCTCCGAGAAGAGCTACGGCCTGATCGACCAGGGCAAGTACACGTTCATCGTGGACCCCCGCTCGAACAAGACCGAGATCAAGCTCGCGATCGAGAAGATCTTCGGCGTGCAGGTCGCGTCGGTCAACACGCTCAACAAGCAGGGCAAGACCCGCCGGACCAAGTTCGGGATGGGCAAGCGCAAGGACACCAAGCGCGCCATCGTCTCCCTCAAGTCGGGCTCCATCGACATCTTCACGACTGTCGGCTGA
- the rpsL gene encoding 30S ribosomal protein S12 produces MPTIQQLVRKGRTPKVVKTKAPALKANPQQRGVCTRVYTTTPKKPNSALRKVARVKLSNGQEVTAYIPGEGHNLQEHSMVLVRGGRVKDLPGVRYKIVRGALDTQAVKNRKQARSRYGAKMEKK; encoded by the coding sequence GTGCCCACCATCCAGCAGCTGGTCCGCAAGGGCCGCACGCCCAAGGTCGTCAAGACCAAGGCGCCCGCCCTGAAGGCGAACCCCCAGCAGCGCGGCGTCTGCACCCGCGTCTACACGACCACGCCCAAGAAGCCGAACTCGGCCCTGCGCAAGGTCGCCCGCGTCAAGCTCAGCAACGGCCAGGAGGTGACGGCCTACATCCCCGGTGAGGGCCACAACCTGCAGGAGCACTCCATGGTGCTCGTCCGCGGCGGTCGCGTGAAGGACCTCCCCGGCGTGCGCTACAAGATCGTCCGCGGCGCGCTCGACACCCAGGCCGTGAAGAACCGCAAGCAGGCTCGCAGCCGGTACGGCGCGAAGATGGAGAAGAAGTAA
- the rplD gene encoding 50S ribosomal protein L4 — MATDTQLDVLDATGAVTGSVDLPASLFDVQTNVPLIHQVVVAQLAAARQGTHKTKGRGEVSGAGRKPFKQKGTGRARQGSIRAPQMTGGGIVHGPTPRNYSQRTPKKMIAAALLGALSDRARGARLHVIESLSAGDVPSTKTVVALLEGIATSKHVLIVLERTDEVSLRSVRNIPTVHVLSYDQLNAYDVLVSDDIVFTKGAFDAFVESKTAKEEVAA; from the coding sequence ATGGCTACCGACACCCAGCTCGACGTCCTCGACGCGACCGGTGCAGTCACCGGCTCCGTCGACCTGCCCGCGTCGCTGTTCGACGTGCAGACCAACGTCCCGCTCATCCACCAGGTCGTCGTCGCCCAGCTCGCCGCGGCGCGCCAGGGCACGCACAAGACCAAGGGTCGCGGCGAGGTCTCCGGCGCCGGCCGCAAGCCGTTCAAGCAGAAGGGAACCGGTCGCGCTCGTCAGGGCTCGATCCGCGCCCCCCAGATGACCGGCGGTGGCATCGTCCACGGACCCACGCCCCGCAACTACTCGCAGCGCACCCCCAAGAAGATGATCGCCGCGGCTCTGCTCGGCGCCCTCTCCGACCGCGCGCGCGGCGCCCGCCTCCACGTCATCGAGAGCCTCTCCGCCGGAGACGTCCCCTCGACGAAGACCGTGGTCGCGCTGCTCGAGGGCATCGCCACGAGCAAGCACGTCCTCATCGTCCTGGAGCGCACCGACGAGGTCAGCCTCCGCAGCGTGCGCAACATCCCGACGGTCCACGTGCTGTCCTACGACCAGCTCAACGCGTACGACGTGCTCGTGAGCGACGACATCGTCTTCACGAAGGGCGCGTTCGACGCGTTCGTCGAGTCGAAGACGGCCAAGGAAGAGGTTGCCGCATGA
- the rplB gene encoding 50S ribosomal protein L2: MAIRKYKPTTPGRRGSSVADFAEITRSTPEKSLLRPLPKHGGRNNAGRITTRHIGGGHKRQYRVIDFKRNDKDGVLATVAHIEYDPNRTARIALLHFIDGSKRYIIAPNKLKQGDKIESGPQADIKPGNNLPLRNIPTGTVIHAIELRPGGGAKMGRSAGASVRLVAKDGPYAQLRLPSGEIRNVDARCRATIGEVGNAEQSNINWGKAGRMRWKGVRPTVRGVAMNPVDHPHGGGEGKTSGGRHPVSPWGQKEGRTRHINKPSDKLIVRRRNAGKKRK, encoded by the coding sequence ATGGCCATTCGCAAGTACAAGCCCACGACCCCGGGTCGTCGCGGTTCGTCCGTCGCCGACTTCGCGGAGATCACGCGTTCGACGCCCGAGAAGTCCCTGCTGCGCCCCCTCCCCAAGCACGGTGGTCGCAACAACGCCGGTCGCATCACCACCCGTCACATCGGTGGTGGGCACAAGCGCCAGTACCGCGTCATCGACTTCAAGCGCAACGACAAGGACGGCGTCCTCGCCACCGTCGCGCACATCGAGTACGACCCCAACCGCACGGCGCGCATCGCGCTCCTGCACTTCATCGACGGCTCGAAGCGCTACATCATCGCGCCGAACAAGCTGAAGCAGGGCGACAAGATCGAGTCGGGCCCCCAGGCCGACATCAAGCCGGGCAACAACCTGCCGCTGCGCAACATCCCCACGGGTACCGTCATCCACGCCATCGAGCTCCGCCCCGGCGGCGGCGCGAAGATGGGCCGCTCCGCCGGCGCCTCCGTGCGCCTCGTGGCGAAGGACGGCCCCTACGCCCAGCTGCGCCTGCCCTCCGGCGAGATCCGCAACGTCGATGCGCGCTGCCGCGCGACCATCGGCGAGGTCGGCAACGCCGAGCAGTCGAACATCAACTGGGGCAAGGCCGGCCGCATGCGCTGGAAGGGCGTCCGCCCGACCGTCCGCGGTGTCGCCATGAACCCGGTCGACCACCCGCACGGTGGTGGTGAGGGCAAGACCTCCGGTGGTCGCCACCCGGTCAGCCCGTGGGGCCAGAAGGAAGGCCGCACGCGCCACATCAACAAGCCCAGCGACAAGCTCATCGTTCGCCGCCGCAACGCCGGCAAGAAGCGCAAGTAG
- the rpsG gene encoding 30S ribosomal protein S7, translating to MPRKGPAPKRPVVADPVYGAPIVSQLVNKILLDGKKGLAEKIVYDALAGVAAKNGQDAVVTLKKALDNVRPALEVRSRRVGGSTYQVPIEVKPHRANTLALRWLTTYAKSRREKTMTERLTNEILDASNGLGAAVKRREDTHKMAESNKAFAHYRW from the coding sequence ATGCCTCGCAAGGGTCCCGCCCCCAAGCGCCCTGTCGTCGCAGATCCCGTCTACGGTGCGCCGATCGTCAGCCAGCTCGTCAACAAGATCCTGCTCGACGGCAAGAAGGGCCTCGCCGAGAAGATCGTCTACGACGCCCTCGCCGGCGTCGCGGCGAAGAACGGCCAGGATGCCGTCGTCACGCTGAAGAAGGCGCTCGACAACGTCCGCCCGGCCCTCGAGGTCCGCTCGCGCCGCGTAGGTGGCTCCACCTACCAGGTGCCGATCGAGGTCAAGCCGCACCGCGCGAACACCCTCGCGCTCCGCTGGCTCACGACGTACGCCAAGTCGCGTCGCGAGAAGACCATGACCGAGCGTCTCACCAACGAGATCCTCGACGCATCCAACGGCCTCGGTGCCGCGGTCAAGCGCCGCGAGGACACCCACAAGATGGCCGAGTCGAACAAGGCCTTCGCGCACTACCGCTGGTAG
- the tuf gene encoding elongation factor Tu — MGKAKFERTKPHVNIGTIGHVDHGKTTLTAAISKVLADKYPSATNVQRDFASIDSAPEERQRGITINISHVEYETPKRHYAHVDAPGHADYIKNMITGAAQMDGAILVVAATDGPMAQTREHVLLAKQVGVPYLLVALNKSDMVDDEEILELVELEVRELLSSQDFDGDNAPVVQVSGLKALEGDEKWVEQIVKLMDAVDESIPEPVRDKDKPFLMPVEDVFTITGRGTVVTGRAERGTLAINSDVEIVGIRPTVKTTVTGIEMFHKQLDEAWAGENCGLLLRGTKREDVERGQVIVKPGSVTPHTDFEGTAYILSKEEGGRHNPFYANYRPQFYFRTTDVTGVITLPEGTEMVMPGDTTDMNVALIQPIAMEEGLGFAIREGGRTVGAGTVTKIVK; from the coding sequence GTGGGTAAGGCCAAGTTCGAGCGGACCAAGCCGCACGTCAACATCGGAACGATCGGTCACGTCGACCACGGCAAGACGACGCTGACGGCAGCGATCTCCAAGGTCCTGGCGGACAAGTACCCGTCGGCGACCAACGTGCAGCGCGACTTCGCGTCCATCGACTCCGCTCCCGAGGAGCGCCAGCGCGGCATCACGATCAACATCTCGCACGTCGAGTACGAGACGCCCAAGCGTCACTACGCTCACGTCGACGCCCCGGGTCACGCTGACTACATCAAGAACATGATCACGGGCGCGGCGCAGATGGACGGCGCGATCCTCGTGGTCGCCGCCACCGACGGCCCCATGGCGCAGACGCGCGAGCACGTGCTGCTCGCGAAGCAGGTCGGCGTGCCGTACCTGCTCGTCGCGCTCAACAAGTCGGACATGGTCGACGACGAGGAGATCCTCGAGCTCGTCGAGCTCGAGGTCCGCGAGCTGCTCTCCAGCCAGGACTTCGACGGCGACAACGCCCCCGTCGTCCAGGTCTCCGGCCTCAAGGCGCTCGAGGGCGACGAGAAGTGGGTCGAGCAGATCGTCAAGCTCATGGACGCGGTCGACGAGTCCATCCCGGAGCCCGTCCGCGACAAGGACAAGCCGTTCCTCATGCCCGTCGAGGACGTCTTCACGATCACCGGTCGTGGCACCGTCGTCACGGGTCGCGCCGAGCGCGGCACCCTCGCCATCAACTCGGACGTCGAGATCGTGGGCATCCGTCCCACCGTCAAGACCACCGTCACGGGCATCGAGATGTTCCACAAGCAGCTCGACGAGGCCTGGGCCGGCGAGAACTGCGGGCTCCTGCTCCGCGGCACCAAGCGCGAGGACGTCGAGCGCGGCCAGGTCATCGTCAAGCCGGGTTCGGTCACGCCGCACACGGACTTCGAGGGCACCGCGTACATCCTCTCCAAGGAGGAGGGCGGGCGTCACAACCCGTTCTACGCGAACTACCGTCCGCAGTTCTACTTCCGCACCACCGACGTCACCGGCGTCATCACGCTGCCCGAGGGCACCGAGATGGTCATGCCCGGCGACACCACCGACATGAACGTCGCGCTGATCCAGCCGATCGCCATGGAGGAGGGCCTCGGCTTCGCCATCCGTGAGGGTGGCCGCACCGTCGGCGCCGGCACGGTCACGAAGATCGTCAAGTAG
- the rplC gene encoding 50S ribosomal protein L3, which yields MSTANRTFTGLLGTKLGMTQVWDENNKLIPVTVVQITPNVVTQVRTPEVDGYGAIQIAYGQIDPRKADKPSTGHFDKAGVTPRRHLTEVRTADFAEYALGQEITVGAFEPGSKVDVVGTSKGKGFAGVMKRHNFKGVSASHGSHRNHRKPGSIGASSTPSRVFKGMRMAGRMGGERVTVLNLVVHSVDAEKGLLLVKGAVPGARGRIVFVRNAVKGK from the coding sequence ATGTCTACCGCTAACAGGACTTTCACCGGTCTGCTCGGCACGAAGCTGGGCATGACGCAGGTGTGGGACGAGAACAACAAGCTCATCCCCGTGACCGTCGTGCAGATCACCCCGAACGTCGTCACCCAGGTGCGCACGCCCGAGGTCGACGGCTACGGCGCCATCCAGATCGCCTACGGCCAGATCGACCCCCGCAAGGCCGACAAGCCGAGCACCGGCCACTTCGACAAGGCCGGCGTCACGCCGCGCCGCCACCTCACCGAGGTCCGCACGGCCGACTTCGCCGAGTACGCGCTCGGCCAGGAGATCACCGTCGGCGCCTTCGAGCCCGGCAGCAAGGTCGACGTCGTCGGCACCAGCAAGGGCAAGGGCTTCGCCGGCGTCATGAAGCGCCACAACTTCAAGGGCGTCTCGGCTTCGCACGGTTCGCACCGCAACCACCGCAAGCCCGGCTCCATCGGCGCCTCCTCGACCCCCAGCCGTGTCTTCAAGGGCATGCGCATGGCAGGTCGCATGGGTGGCGAGCGCGTCACCGTGCTGAACCTCGTCGTCCACAGCGTGGACGCCGAGAAGGGCCTCCTGCTCGTCAAGGGCGCAGTGCCCGGCGCGCGTGGCCGCATCGTCTTCGTCCGCAACGCAGTGAAGGGGAAGTAG
- the rpsJ gene encoding 30S ribosomal protein S10, with protein sequence MAGQKIRIRLKSYDHSVIDSSARKIVDTVTRAGATVVGPVPLPTEKNVICVIRSPHKYKDSREHFEMRTHKRLIDIVDPTPKAVDSLMRLDLPADVNIEIKL encoded by the coding sequence ATGGCGGGACAGAAGATCCGCATCCGACTTAAGTCGTACGACCACTCGGTCATCGACTCCTCGGCCCGGAAGATCGTCGACACGGTGACCCGCGCGGGCGCCACGGTCGTCGGCCCGGTGCCGCTGCCCACGGAGAAGAACGTGATCTGCGTGATCCGTTCCCCCCACAAGTACAAGGACAGCCGCGAGCACTTCGAGATGCGCACGCACAAGCGTCTGATCGACATCGTCGACCCGACGCCGAAGGCGGTCGACTCGCTCATGCGACTCGACCTCCCGGCCGACGTCAACATCGAGATCAAGCTCTAA
- the rpsS gene encoding 30S ribosomal protein S19 — MPRSLKKGPFVDDHLLRKVISANEASSKNVIKTWSRRSMIIPAMLGHTIAVHDGRKHVPVFVTESMVGHKLGEFALTRTFRGHVKDDKKGRRR; from the coding sequence ATGCCACGCAGTCTGAAGAAGGGCCCCTTCGTCGACGACCACCTGCTCCGCAAGGTGATCTCGGCGAACGAGGCCAGCAGCAAGAACGTGATCAAGACCTGGTCGCGCCGCTCGATGATCATCCCGGCGATGCTGGGTCACACGATCGCGGTGCACGACGGTCGCAAGCACGTCCCCGTGTTCGTCACGGAGTCCATGGTCGGACACAAGCTCGGCGAGTTCGCGCTCACGCGCACCTTCCGCGGCCACGTGAAGGACGACAAGAAGGGTCGTCGCCGCTAA
- the rplV gene encoding 50S ribosomal protein L22 → MVESIARVRHIRVTPQKARRVVDMIRGKQAEEALAILKFAPQGASEPIYKLVASAMANARVKADASNSFLAEQDLYIAKAFVDEGTTLKRFQPRAQGRAFRINKRTSHITVVLATPDEADVATTTKKASK, encoded by the coding sequence ATGGTGGAGTCGATCGCACGCGTGCGTCACATCCGCGTCACCCCCCAGAAGGCCCGTCGCGTCGTGGACATGATCCGTGGCAAGCAGGCCGAGGAGGCCCTGGCCATCCTGAAGTTCGCGCCGCAGGGCGCGAGCGAGCCGATCTACAAGCTGGTGGCCTCGGCCATGGCGAACGCGCGGGTCAAGGCCGACGCGTCCAACAGCTTCCTCGCGGAGCAGGACCTCTACATCGCCAAGGCGTTCGTGGACGAGGGCACCACCCTCAAGCGGTTCCAGCCGCGCGCACAGGGTCGCGCATTCCGTATCAACAAGCGCACCAGCCACATCACGGTCGTCCTCGCGACGCCGGATGAGGCGGACGTGGCGACGACCACGAAGAAGGCGAGCAAGTAA
- the fusA gene encoding elongation factor G, giving the protein MAQDVLTDLNKVRNIGIMAHIDAGKTTTTERILYYTGITHKIGEVHDGAATMDWMAQEQERGITITSAATTCFWNKNQINIIDTPGHVDFTVEVERSLRVLDGAVAVFDGKEGVEPQSETVWRQADKYDVPRICFVNKMDKLGADFYFTVDTIINRLGAKPLVIQLPIGSESGFEGVIDLVEMRALTWRGDSKGDVELGAKYDIEEIPADLQDKADEYRAKLLETVAETDDALLEKYFGGEELTVAEIKAAIRKLTVNSEIYPVLCGSAFKNRGVQPMLDAVIDYLPSPLDVPPMEGHDVRDEEKIIIRKPDSTEPFSALAFKVAVHPFFGRLTYVRVYSGTIASGSQVINSTKGKKERIGKIFQMHSNKENPVDSVTAGHIYAVIGLKDTTTGDTLCDPQDQIVLESMTFPEPVIEVAIEPKTKADQEKLGVAIQKLAEEDPTFRTEQNQETGQTVIKGMGELHLDILVDRMKREFNVEANVGKPQVAYRETIRGTVDKHDFTHKKQTGGSGQFAKIQIKIEPMEVTAEKTYEFDNKVTGGRVPREYIPSVDAGIQDALQVGILAGYPMVGVKATLLDGAAHDVDSSEMAFKIAGSMAFKEAARKAKPVLLEPLMAVEVRTPEEYMGDVIGDLNSRRGQIQAMEDASGVKVITANVPLSEMFGYVGDLRSKTSGRAVYSMSFGSYAEVPKAVADEIVQKNKGE; this is encoded by the coding sequence GTGGCACAGGACGTGCTCACCGACCTGAACAAGGTCCGCAACATCGGCATCATGGCTCACATCGATGCCGGCAAGACCACCACCACCGAGCGCATCCTGTACTACACGGGCATCACTCACAAGATCGGCGAGGTCCACGACGGCGCCGCCACGATGGACTGGATGGCCCAGGAGCAGGAGCGCGGTATCACGATCACGTCCGCCGCGACGACGTGCTTCTGGAACAAGAACCAGATCAACATCATCGACACCCCCGGGCACGTCGACTTCACCGTCGAGGTGGAGCGTTCGCTCCGCGTCCTCGACGGCGCGGTCGCCGTGTTCGACGGCAAGGAGGGCGTCGAGCCCCAGTCCGAGACGGTGTGGCGCCAGGCCGACAAGTACGACGTGCCGCGCATCTGCTTCGTCAACAAGATGGACAAGCTCGGCGCCGACTTCTACTTCACGGTCGACACGATCATCAACCGCCTCGGCGCCAAGCCGCTGGTCATCCAGCTGCCCATCGGCTCCGAGAGCGGCTTCGAGGGCGTCATCGACCTGGTGGAGATGCGCGCGCTCACGTGGCGCGGCGACTCCAAGGGAGACGTCGAGCTCGGTGCGAAGTACGACATCGAGGAGATCCCCGCGGATCTGCAGGACAAGGCGGACGAGTACCGGGCCAAGCTGCTCGAGACCGTCGCCGAGACCGACGACGCGCTGCTCGAGAAGTACTTCGGCGGCGAGGAGCTGACGGTGGCGGAGATCAAGGCCGCCATCCGCAAGCTCACCGTCAACAGCGAGATCTACCCGGTGCTCTGCGGCTCCGCGTTCAAGAACCGCGGCGTCCAGCCGATGCTCGACGCGGTGATCGACTACCTCCCCAGCCCGCTCGACGTGCCGCCCATGGAGGGCCACGACGTGCGCGACGAGGAGAAGATCATCATCCGCAAGCCCGACTCGACCGAGCCCTTCTCGGCGCTCGCGTTCAAGGTCGCGGTGCACCCGTTCTTCGGTCGCCTCACGTACGTCCGGGTCTACTCGGGCACCATCGCGAGCGGCTCGCAGGTCATCAACTCGACCAAGGGCAAGAAGGAGCGCATCGGGAAGATCTTCCAGATGCACTCCAACAAGGAGAACCCGGTCGACTCGGTCACCGCCGGTCACATCTACGCGGTCATCGGCCTCAAGGACACGACCACGGGCGACACGCTCTGCGACCCGCAGGACCAGATCGTCCTCGAGTCGATGACGTTCCCCGAGCCCGTCATCGAGGTCGCGATCGAGCCGAAGACGAAGGCCGACCAGGAGAAGCTGGGTGTCGCCATCCAGAAGCTCGCCGAGGAGGACCCGACCTTCCGCACCGAGCAGAACCAGGAGACCGGTCAGACGGTCATCAAGGGCATGGGCGAGCTCCACCTCGACATCCTGGTCGACCGCATGAAGCGCGAGTTCAACGTCGAGGCCAACGTCGGCAAGCCGCAGGTCGCGTACCGCGAGACCATCCGCGGCACGGTCGACAAGCACGACTTCACGCACAAGAAGCAGACGGGTGGATCCGGGCAGTTCGCCAAGATCCAGATCAAGATCGAGCCCATGGAGGTGACCGCGGAGAAGACCTACGAGTTCGACAACAAGGTCACCGGCGGTCGCGTCCCCCGGGAGTACATCCCCTCGGTGGACGCGGGCATCCAGGACGCGCTCCAGGTCGGCATCCTCGCCGGCTACCCGATGGTCGGCGTGAAGGCGACGCTGCTCGACGGCGCCGCGCACGACGTCGACTCCTCGGAGATGGCGTTCAAGATCGCCGGCTCGATGGCCTTCAAGGAGGCCGCGCGCAAGGCGAAGCCCGTGCTGCTCGAGCCGCTCATGGCCGTCGAGGTCCGTACGCCCGAGGAGTACATGGGCGACGTCATCGGCGACCTGAACTCCCGTCGCGGCCAGATCCAGGCCATGGAGGACGCGAGCGGCGTGAAGGTCATCACCGCGAACGTCCCCCTGTCGGAGATGTTCGGCTACGTCGGCGACCTGAGGAGCAAGACCTCCGGCCGCGCGGTGTACTCGATGAGCTTCGGCAGCTACGCCGAGGTCCCGAAGGCTGTCGCCGACGAGATCGTCCAGAAGAACAAGGGCGAGTAG